The window GCACCTTGGGTTTAGACAAGATTTACCCAACTGGTTTTATTTCCTTTAGGGCAAAAGGTTCAATGAGCTTCCATTGTCTTAATACTATTTTATCTTGGAAAATTGGtccttgtattaaaaatatttgatttgaatatggggttttttccttctgtgcagtTAATTTCTGTGAAGCCAGTACTTGCACAGTGAACATTCCTGAATGCATGATAAAAACCTTTACTTTTGAATGGATTATAGTGGGTAAAAATGGCAACtccaaagaaaaatgcaaacctGATAGTGAATGGTatgtgtttctttcctttcacttctaCTTCCCAAAAGTAAATGTAAGGTTTGTGAAAGATGTCAGATTATTAGACCAGAAGAGAGGTCAGTGTTTGAAGCCAGAAAAGCATAGGTCAGGCAGCAAGAGCGCAAACCACACAGCTTTCTACCCCAAAAGCAGAGAATTTAAGGTATGCACGCCAAGTCCTATCTGTGCCTGTCTGGGACTGGGCTGCGAGTCAGTTAATACCTGCTCCTGAACAGCCTTTTGATTGACAAATAATCTATTTATATCCTACTATTTAGCATTAGGATTCAGGATGCTTTCCATCAACTGTGGTTCCATGAACTGTCTCAGTTTTCAGAAAGCTTGTAGAGGACTGAGTGTTGCATGGTGGCTCCACATGctcttttgcatttctttcacaaCATATAAGCTATGTTTTTCAAGATATGATAAAAAGTCTTCCTGATAGCTCAGTGCTGATGCCTGTGCCTCCCATTAAAAAGATGTGTTTCTGCAGCTCTAGCATAACTAAACCTATCTGAATTTGGCATGAATAATGTCAGCCACTCTGACAAGATTACGTATTTGAGTATAAAACACATGTTCTAAAAAGAACAATAACTACTTAAATAATTCATAGTCCCTCTTAACACTGAAAGACAAATATTtcacatgcaaacagaaaataatactgGATCGGATGTCACACCCACAGTACAGTTTTAATTCCCAATGAGATCATGTGCATGTGAGCACTTCTGTACTCAGTGCATACCTTTCTGCTTTTACAAAATTACAGGTAACACTTCAATGGCAATCTGGATGTGCTCCAGAAAGGGAGAACTCCTACTTTAGAACTTCCCAAAATTCTGAATTGTAATGAAAACCTGGACTCCCTAGCATCACAAGTAATCTTAAATTACTATTTAAACAGTGTCTGAGATTCTGCATcatcccaagaaaaaaaaaaaaaaagtgttaggaaAATGAGGCAGGAAATATTTAtgtgtgttacttttcttaaaactttgcagaaagcaaaattaaTCACCAAAGCCTTTTTCATTGGCATTCCTGGCATATGCCTGCTTTGCAAATGGCCTGAATTTCCAAtggtgattattttattttgcttggttttgccTGAACACAGCATCCCATTTCATATTCCTTAACTGGCCTGCAGTTTCCTCAGTCAGGTTCCCAGTTCACAGCAAATGCCTCTGAATGGAGGCAATGCTGGCCCAGGATACCAAATCAGTGAGAAAGTGAAAGGGATTTGGAGTAGACTGGTATGAGGGAATGAGGTGATGCTGACACTAACACATTAGGAAGGATTAAGAGCGAAGCCTTTCCTTTCAGTCCTATGATCAGCTGAACATGGACGAAACAGTTCTGTCCCTCAAGAATTCAAATTCAAACTCTTTTGTATGAATGATAAACTCTTCCCGATAAAATCCATCAACGCCTAAGCCTTGCTTTAAGGCTTAGCTCTGCCATATGTACAAAACATGGAGAGCTGAATGTGACTAAGCACCTTACAGACAGTGActgcttttctcctgcttctgCGCTTTGTTTCCTTATCACTagtcccaaatgaaaaaaaaaaaaaaaaaaagaaaaagaaaaagaaaaaagaaaccagctACACTCCCTTTAAATAAGAGAAGTTCCTTTCATCATGTATTTTTGCTTGACTATTGAATGCTTCTCCTGCCTGGATCCTTTGATGGGAAACCCTTGAACTCAATATTATATTTTCCCAGTACATAGCCTTCACTAAATGGTTCAAATGCCAAATCTTCTCTAAAGTAATACATAATATTAGTAGCAGCTATTCTAATGCTAAGAAGATTCCCCATAAGGTTGCAACATAAGGTTATTGTGGGCCCGTTAGTAATTTGGGATTTTGTGAGGAGCCGCGCTGTGGTGCTGCCATCTAGTGagcctggggcagctggggggggacaaggggaacgccaggagaagggaggaggaggtgtgCGTGGTAGGGATCCGGAGCCCAGCTTTAAAAGGATGTTATTCCtcctaaatacaaatatttactttGACTATAAGGTCGTGCTAAAAGTCAGAAGTAAGAATAGTGAGAACGGGCGTTCCCGATCTGCTGTTTGTTCATGGCGCATATTCAGATGTTTTCAAGTCAAATAATACCTTCTCCAGTAATTATAAATGCAATTTCCTTCCTCCCTATGCAACGCATTCACCTTTCTTTCCTACCGTTCCAAGCTTTACAAACACTTCAAAGCTGCATGATTGAATTAACCTTGATTTTGATAGCTTCCCAACATAAGCAATTTGAGAACAATTCAGTTATTGAAGTTATTCATTTAAGCTATTCAGTGGCTGGAGTACGAAAGCGATGACTTGATACACTGTTTAGTTGGTCTCCATAGCATAAAAAGGAAATTCTCCTGATGATCAGCAGATTTTCCATCTCTTCAAGTCTTATTGTTACCTAGCTATACCTTCATATAACACACAGCTAATGCCTCACCTTTTTTTGTGTTTAGACCTTTAAGATAGCACAGACATTTACGCTCTACCCATTAAGTGCTAACTGACTCAAACTGGACCCGACCAGCACTTCTAGCAATTATTATTAGTATCTCCAGATGCCACATCTACATGGGGTGAGGGCAGTCTGccatttctgttgcatttcaCATCCCCTGCTGCCTCGCTGATGTCTCTGTTACTACCCTGGCCAGGCAGATGACAACACAGACCCAGCACTGTATTATTGCTACGCTGATCTGTGCTATATGTTGAAGTGTTTAGTTCATTACTCTCAGTAAACACCAGGCTTTAAAAATGTGTAACAGTATTGCATgaccttctttttattttcctgtatgcCCTGTACCCTGGTATTACAATGTCTAGTCAGTTATCTTCTAGCCAGTTACCAATATGCCTGTTACGTTGGTGTCTTCATTCAAGGTTAGTCATTTCAGTCCACTGTCTTATCGCTTAGACTTTTACCATTCATGTAAACGCATATATGTTTTCCCTCAGGTTCTCTTCTTGCTATCCTACTCAGATGTTACTCTGCTTTCCGTTGCCTATTTGATAGTTTCTATACTCTATTGCCTTCTGTTTATAAAATGTCTGTAGAGAACAGTTGATTTCAAAGCACCGTGACTATACAGCAATGGGGGTTACGCACACTGCTTGTACTACAGTTTTATTGTGAGTGACTTAAATGCAATTGCAGCAAACTTCCTTGATGGATGTGCCTGTGATTAATGGTGTCATGTGATTCCCCCTTGCACAAGGAGCAAAGTCATGCCAACAGAGTTGCAGTTATTGTAGATGAATGCATGTTTCTCGTCCTGCTTGCACTAATGTAGATTTGAAGCAATCTGTCAAGGTCAATGTTTTCAAGATTGTAGGAGCTTCCAGACTCTgccttttaaatgcatttgtaagACAGCATTTGGAAGTGGAGGATTATTATTCTCTTGTACCTTGAAGAGTGTTTAGAAATACTTGTCTTACGCTATTTCACCTCTTAATACTGAAGATTCTAAAAAGAGCAgagtggagaaaagaaaatgcattccaACTGCTGTTGGAAAAGGCCCAGTCCTAAAAGGTGCTGGGTATTCTCTGTTCTAGTTGAAATCAGACAAAACTGATGGATTTGGTAAGTTGTCTGAGAGTAATGACAGTGTAGAATTCTGCAAACAAGTTATTGCTTTGGTTTCGCTCTGTATTAAAGACTGCACACTCTAGCTTGCCTTTAGTATCAATGGAAGTGaggaaatattttacaatttcTCTTACTTTGCTCTACTTTTTTCTCCTATATGTATTCCTACCAATAGTAAAACTCTGAAGTCACCTGTAACGTGGATATTAGTGAGTCTCTGTTTCTCTATGCTCATTTTTAACATCATCTTCATCTCTGGAATTGGAAACCAAAATGCCAGGAATCACAGCAGCAATACCACCAGCTACTGCCAGCAATACCTTCCCTATGATACCGCCAGTAACACCTTACTCTCATCTGACATGGTAGATCCTCCCGCAGACTCCTGGTGTACGGCTGTGGCTGTCCAACTGCACTACTTTTTGGTGGTGACATTTATGTGGACAGCACTAAATTCGGCACAGTTGTACTTACTGCTGCTTAGAGCCATGAAGCCCCTGCCTGGACTCTTCCTCATAACCATGTCAGTGATTGGATGGGGTAAGATTTAAAGTCGTATATATGGCAACTCTTACCAAAGTATCAGTACATAGTACATTCAGGGAGAGTTGTAAAGATAGGAGATCAGTAGAGAGCAATTATAATCAGTGTCTCTGTTTTAGCACAACATGATTTAATAAATAATCTCCTGTTACTGCTCACACTACTCGCATAAACTGAGCTTGTTTTCATTGTCCTGATAACGGCACTGAAACTGATAGCTTGTTCACTGGCACAGCAATGTAGGTCTGTTGTGTGCAGGAGAAATTTTCACAGTCATCAAGGCATTCAACAATCTGTTTCTGTCAACTAAGTAAAAAACCTTTCAGGTACAGTGATTGCATATATGGACtcaaatttttcatttacatctCTCTGAGATTCCTCATGACCTCAGCCAGAGCCTTGCATATATCCAAAAGCAAGGAGTGACTGACATTATTTGTTacatattatttattaataagCAAAGAGCACATTCTTGCACATTCTTAAGTCAATACAACAGCTAGCAGCAATACCGCAAGCTGAAAGGGAACTACCTGGAGGACTGAAGAATGCAGATGGATGCCCACTAGGTAAAGTAAAAATCTCAGCCTCCTTCAAGAAGCTCTTCTAATACAGTGTACAGGAATACCTGCCTTTTCCATGTTGTGTATGCAGCTTGTGTGGTATGTTGTTTCTGAAGGCATCTACCAAGTAGTTTTAGATCCTGATTGTTTCATTATTATGTTTTGCATTTGGGTGGAGGTAGAGGCAATTCCTCTAAAATTTTTAGAATTTGGACTGCATGTGCAAGCCAGAAAATGTTCAGCAAAAGCTGTCTGGCTACACGTCACTGTGCTCCATGTATATTCACACGATAGCACAGCGTTACATTCTTGACTGTGTCCTGTGACTAGTTACACATGTCCAAAATAGCATGATTCTGACTCACAACTTTTCAGATCTACTTTGAGAGCACAGCAAATACTTGGCAGTCTAGAAGATCTCTgttagagctgaaggaggaacaGACTTTAAGAAGCATGTTTATTTCTCAGATAAAAACTTGTGCGGGAGGCTCCTTCCAATGAGATGTGCTGCTTAGCGAACAGGTAGGCAGGAGacatggaagagagaaagagaagcaaaggcaTCAAGGAGGCAAGCCCACTCTGCCACGCTTCTCGGGGGGCAAAAGTTATACTCTGCATCAAGCTGGCATGAAATATAATGGTGCTTGGTGCAGagttttcttaaattattttctcgCTGCTGACAAGAGGGTAGGGTTGCACAGCTGTGATGAGGGAGGTAGCTACAGCACAGGAAGGAGTTTGCTCTGTCACCATTGGTGTTGGCGCTGGAAGTTGCGCTGAAGCTCTTTAATGGCAAAAATCAGCAAGTCGTGGGCATGAGCTGTCCTCAGAAAAACAGTGCTCACAACCCTCAGTCCTGCCTTTTCTCTAGGCTATAGAAAACCCACTTAGCTTGGTGCAAGGCAGATGAAACGGAGCTCTTAAAATCTATGCATTTTAGGAGGCAAGAAGTTATTTGTGTGGAAGGGAGGTACGCCTATGCAACCGAACAATAAATTGCTAGTGTCTCTCCTATTAGTTAGGAATCCCTGCTGTAGTAGTTGCAATAACACTTGGGCCTACTTACAGAGAAGGAATAGCTTTAAACTACCAACAGAAAGAATTGTAGGTTCATGTATTATTACAATACTTGCTATCCCACACCTTTTGTGATGGCTTATTATGAATACAATTCTAGATTTATTGTTGGTATACTATGTTGTATATCTAagtacttaaaagaaaacaaaacttttcactCACGCTAAACATTCACTATAAGGAATTGCAGTTTCTCCTCACTAAGGATTTAGGGTACTGGATCCACATCTGCCTTGAATTCTCCTCCAAGATCCCCTGTGACTTTAAATGGAAGCTGTGGATGCTCTTAGCCTAGCTGAAATTCAAGACCTCATTTAAGTGCATAACAGCATTTCAGTACCTAAACTTAAtccttccatttatttaaaatctttctggCCAACATAACTGTACCTCTATTTACCCTAGGTTTTTGGTATTGGTATTCATTTTAGTGCCCACATACCACAGCAGGCTATTAGGCTTACAACGCACCTTGGTGATAGTGGATGATGCAGAACAAAGGTAGACTTCTTTTGGAAGCATAAATACAACCCCCTTCCACATGGTTGCTATCTTATGACACTCATTTAGGGAGTGTTGACTTCTAACTTGAGATTATTtggcaatgaaagaaaaagaggtaaagCTTATTGCAGGATAACACTGCCCTTCTGAAGTTGCCCCTGTTATTGTTTCAACCTTTCTCCATTATGTCTCCCCTATTACTCTTTAGCTCTATTATAATATATACTCTAAAGATAAACTTGCATATGGTGGCCAGATACCTAGTTGGTTAGCTATATTGCACCTTACTGTATTTCTCTATGCAGTTTGCTTGATAAATCATTTTGCATTTCCCAGAGAAAGAGAAGCATGATTGAAAGCCCTCCAGTTCTCAGGGAATGGTTGCCTTTCAGAAATAGGTTAACAAGGCCTAGAAAGCCCTATGAGATCTTTCAGGATGAAAAGTggaatattattttgttttgttttggtattctGAATAATGTGTCTAACAAACCTTCTGAAATGGCCTCTCTTTATATTAAAAGTTGCTGGCTTGCAGCACTGGATCAAAATCAGAATTTCAGTGTGCAAAAGCCCATGTTGTGGTCATTCCTCTTGCCAGTAGCACTCATACTCCTGTTTaacatcatcatcttcatcaagATCAGTGTGTCTGTGACATGGAAGAAGAATGAGAATTTGACAAGGTGAGATGGCATAGGACTCCTCAGATCTTTCAGCAAATGTGTTCCTTGCTCTCTTGTCACCAGCTCAGACTTTCTTGCCACAAACTGAGATTTTTGacaaaatcttttgttttaaagaaatgtatattTAAAGCAGTCAGAAAATGAGTTCCATTGTTGCAATGAGTCAGACTTTGTTCAACTGCATATCAATGAACAAATTTCAGgcttttgccccctttttttggGTTGCAGTGTCACTCGACTTCACCGAATGTTATCCCTGTTTTAAACCCATATaagtgagagcagagctgggtcTAGCCAAATGAGAATTATGAATTTCTCAGCACATCTGAATGTCAAGCCAGTTCCCTAGCAGCTTTGAAGCAGATTTACTTGCTCAGTTTTATATCAACACTCCATGTATTGTCACAGGCCGTGTGTCACAAACTCTGGAGTGTACATTGTATTATTTAAAAGGGGATTGCTTTAGTTTTTATTAATCCCACAGAACTGATCCATTCAACAAAACTTTGTACCATTTCTGCATTGCTTTTATGAACAATTTTCATGGTTGGTGCAAACAAAATACCTTATCTCTGACTCCTCTCAGGCTTGAGAGAAACTGGATATCCAAACTTCACTGGCAGCTTATTCTTATACTGAAAATTAAGCACATTTGGATTGAAGTTATAAGCATTCTAAAAAGCTTACAATAGCTAACAAGCTAATTTCAATGCTTCTTATTGCCTTGGTACACctcacttttttttgttaaagaaagatACAACCAAGGTACATGCTGCAAACAGAGTATTCTGATAAACCtggttagttttatttttctggatttcttcTCTGGATGATATGTCAAACAAATGTAGGGAGGTGTACGTTCTCAGCTCACCTGAATAACACACCTTTGCAATATAGCCCTGAATAAATAGGAAGCTTAAAGCTCTAAAAGATATTAAATGGTATAGAGAAAGActtaactttttttgtgtgtttttctagGAATAAAAGGGATTCATTTATGAAAAAGCTGATTGCCACTGTCTCTATTGTTGTAGTGCTCAGAAGCACCTGGATGATAGGCCACCTCATGTTAATAAGTCAGGAAGAAACAAGacttgttttcagctgttttgctACCCAGGTTAAACTATTTAGCAATTCTGAGACTAATAATcgagataatgaaaaaaaaaagttgggtatATTTGTTCTACAGCTTGGTATAGCCTAGGAACTTGTTGCTAAGCAGTTATAGAGATTTAGAATTTTTGTTCAGAAAGGGATGCTATCCTTCTGGTCTGCCACTCATAAATCTCTTCCCATCGTGCAAATCAATGTGGGATTTTATTTCAAGGTCACCACTGGAAAGATGTTCCTGAGTGGCTTCTCTTATACCAAATCATACATAAAATTATATGCAGAATGTATATCAGGAAAAAACTTCTGCATCAGCTGTGGGAAAGAGTCCCAGGGAAGTAACTAGAGCTTCCTGGCTTGAGACTTTTCACAATGATCCTGGATAAAAGCCTACAGGAAAGCACCTGCCTCTTTTTCCCCTATGGCCCTGCTAAATTCTTGGCTTTATATTCATACAGGGCATATGAAGTACTTGGAGTAATGGATACTTCATTATTACACCACTGAATATTTTCTACAAAACAGCTAATTGGAAATATGTGAAAATCCCCCCATCCCCAAATATTAAGTTGCTTACTATCAGTTTGATCTACTGAAAACTGCGGGCTTGTACACCAGTGGGGATCAGATCTACAGATGCTCTGTACAAAAAGTCCTGAAGTGATTATTAATACACTGACAGATGGATTATACCCAtgatttaaaactgaaatcaggAACAGGGAACAGAGATCCATTTATTTAAAaccatgagggtttttttttttggttttttttgtttttttttttaacccaggaTACTCCTGATTAATCCTTGAAATGAGAATTTAGAAGAACAGGTATAGAAATTTTGAAGTCCTGCTTCCCTCCATGTGAGTCTGATTGAAGTGCTGATAGGGCACACCAGCCACATTTAATGCTTCTGGCATGCTCAAGCAGGTCTTACCTTTGTCCTACCCAGCAGAGGGCAATAATATGATCCTGAGACATGCTAGATAATCCATTACAATGTGCAAGTCAGGTGAGTATAGTTGCAAATCCATAGTTACATAGAATAATTTTCCTATTGAAAATACTTCTTGTATTTCAAGATATTAATGTCACTGTTAGTGGTTACTGAAAAttgttttgtgattgttttttaAGTCAATTACTGTTGTctaatattttctggttttatcaGCAAAATATTGACTCTACACTTTCATTTGCTCTACAGGGACTTCAGATTTGTATTCTGTACACTTTCAGATCACCAATCTTCAAGAAAAGTTTCTAAAGCGTTTCCTGTTTTCTGGGTGCCAGAGGTATCTGCATTCAAAAACTTACTACGTTCCAAAATCACAGCTTGCAAAACATTCACAGGTAACTTTCAGATCAACCCAGACTTTTTCAGAGAATATTTCCTTGTCTACCTTCCCTAACTGGAGTTAGAACCCTGTAAATGCATGAAATACAATCCtgcatttttttgtggtttgttttatgTAGATCTCACACGTATCTTGAATGATGGACATACTACTCCAACTGCAGATAGCTCAAAATAGATCATAAGCCAAGACCACCAGGAGTCAAAAGCAGGACCACACACCAGCAAGACTGTGCAATTGTTAAGCAGCAATGCAGTGCTAGATCCTCTTGATACTACTTGTACTGCATATCACTGAGGAAGGTCTTTGAAAGGAGTTAAGGTTATGATACTTTTGTATTACAGTACAGATGTATAGAAGTTGCTCTATTTATGCCCTTCTCATTTTTCAGGCCTGTTGAACATGTTTACCTAGCCTATGCAGTATAGTTCTCCTCTCACTTTTGTAAGGACAATTTCAATTTAATTAGAAACCAAAAGGTAAATCAAAAAAACAGCACAGTTCTTGTTGACTCTGAGTCGAATTTCTACTTACTACTTCTATAATATGTTGGCTTGGTCTTTACAGAAGAAGATCTGTATCTTACAATAGACTTTTAAATTTCCCAGCTAAAACTTATTATAAATGGCAATcagacaaaatattctgttttcatatgagaaaattaaaacccccaaaacttaaaTGCTTGAAGAAACAGGCTAGGAAAGAAATTCTTTATAAATATGTAACATAGGTCCTATTCACATCACCCCCAGCATTAGCGTGTGATAGGAAGCATGTTCGCTTGCAGAGGTGGATGGGTGTTACCAGAGTAGCAGCTGGAGTGCTTCAGTCAGCACCCTGCTCTGAACTGACTTTGGGCTgcacctttctctctctctctcctttggcTTTGCGGGGAGGTTGGAAGAGGGGGAGTTTGGAAAAGGGGGTCCCTTGACCTAGGCATTAAGAGTTTGGTTTCTAAACTTAGGCTATAAGTAAATACAAACCCCTCCCCCTTCTCCATCCaccttttattaatattattcagTACAAAAAGGTTGAAAGCAATGACAAAGTGAGAGGGGAGGAGTTTCTGGGTGTTGAAGTGAGGAGTAAGATGTGCTGGTTTTTGCTAGGATGGAGttattttcttcatggtagctagcATGGATTTGGATTTgttctggaaacagtgttgataacacagagaagTTTTCagtattgctgagcagtgcttacacagcgccaaggccttttctgcttttcatgccaccccaccagtgagtaggctgggggtgcgcaagatgttgggaggggacacagccgggacagctgaccccaactgaccaaaggggtattccagaccatatggtgtcatgctcagcgtataaagctgggggaagaagaaggaaggtgggGGGATGGGATGGACATTTGGAGTTATGctattttgtcttcccaagtcacggttttgtgtgatggagccctgctttcctggagatggctgaacacctgcctaccaatgggaagtagtg is drawn from Accipiter gentilis chromosome 21, bAccGen1.1, whole genome shotgun sequence and contains these coding sequences:
- the ADGRG7 gene encoding LOW QUALITY PROTEIN: adhesion G-protein coupled receptor G7 (The sequence of the model RefSeq protein was modified relative to this genomic sequence to represent the inferred CDS: inserted 2 bases in 2 codons; deleted 1 base in 1 codon; substituted 2 bases at 2 genomic stop codons), yielding MPSLHWDRILVGITCCAVTVTLXVLCIWQFVLRFKTDTTQPIVPPCPCLNSDVCQDGACVCPEEWVGALCEIVNFCEASTCTVNIPECMIKTFTFEWIIVGKNGNSKEKCKPDSVTGNTSMAIWMCSRKGXTPTLELPKILNCNENLDSLASQEQSHANRVAVIVDECMFLVLLALIKTLKSPVTWILVSLCFSMLIFNIIFISGIGNQNARNHSSNTTSYCQQYLPYDTASNTLLSSDMVDPPADSWCTAVAVQLHYFLVVTFMWTALNSAQLYLLLLRAMKPLPGLFLITMSVIGWGIPAVVVAITLGPTYREGIALNYQQKEFCWLAALDQNQNFSVQKPMLWSFLLPVALILLFNIIIFIKISVSVTWKKNENLTRNKRDSFMKKLIATVSIVVVLRSTWMIGHLMLISQEETRLVFSCFATQGLQICILYTFRSPIFKKSFXSVSXFSGCQRYLHSKTYYVPKSQLAKHSQADKLPMQGRRTAASAWKDGAIPGQRLSEEQRALCVRVAAPDSHGGISRPVFHPSTARPRGSQPAFGNDWLCESAPPEPHGREQGPYSYLRGTRQPGDRLLCPGTKESERFLPPTSAYSELKPTLAAARREVTRAGGGAGAGPGRATTAPTRSPRGGRGEAGPWAEHARCGAGPSEPPECACGRARAGPAVAAVAPAPSLPCHVRAAAAAVPGLGRGGGPPPAGPRRS